The following are from one region of the Haliaeetus albicilla chromosome 24, bHalAlb1.1, whole genome shotgun sequence genome:
- the LOC138681801 gene encoding ciliary microtubule associated protein 1A-like isoform X1: MAKIEKGEALLLLPGRFHAGSPPGKPLGNSPALIVGSVAASDVDGAWVGTWRPHRPRGPIMAQFTSPGPKYSIPGTTGYLVHNPTKTKAPAYTFQRAKAPGTDSCSPGPRYYVQPSITRNGKYVAPAQHMGGLPKITTEVTPGPSDYSTDKANQHLYKCAPVPSMAFRHKAIKTNETPGPGTYTLPRLVGPNTAYTHASPCYSMKGKSKHNGFAEDLAKTPGPAAFPKVEVDTYRKRAPVYTMGSKSGIGGDKTVKPGPADYCLGKVRQPAQISSPALQQPALKHLPLPTGLLRTPDHLTGATNRRTAGLLPCLGPKPSRVRPKNTSLPLH, translated from the exons ATGGCGAAGATAGAGAAAGGTGAAGCGTTGCTGCTCCTCCCGGGGAGGTTTCATGCCGGGTCTCCGCCAGGGAAGCCCCTCGGCAACTCTCCTGCTCTTATAGTAGGCTCGGTAGCTGCCTCCGATGTGGACGGAGCCTGGGTGGGCACCTGGAGACCTCATCGCCCACGCGGCCCCATCATGGCCCAGTTCACCAGCCCGGGACCCAAGTACTCAATCCCCGGGACAACAG GTTACCTGGTTCACAatcccaccaaaaccaaagccCCTGCGTACACTTTCCAAAGGGCCAAAGCTCCTGGCACAGACAGTTGCTCTCCGGGCCCTCGGTACTACGTCCAGCCCTCCATCACCAGGAACGGGAAGTACGTGGCTCCGGCACAGCACATGGGCGGACTTCCCAAGATAACGACCGAGGTCACCCCTGGACCAA GTGACTACTCCACCGACAAGGCCAACCAACACCTCTACAAATGCGCGCCGGTGCCGTCCATGGCCTTCCGGCACAAGGCCATCAAAACCAATGAAACTCCAG GTCCTGGCACCTAcaccctgcccaggctggtggGACCCAACACAGCCTACACCCACGCCAGCCCCTGCTACTCCATGAAAGGGAAGAGTAAGCACAACGGCTTTGCTGAAGACCTCGCCAAG ACGCCAGGTCCTGCTGCATTCCCCAAGGTGGAAGTGGACACCTACAGGAAAAGGGCTCCCGTGTACACGATGGGAAGCAAAAGTGGAATTGGAGGTGACAAAACAGTGAAGCCAGGACCGGCAGACTACTGCCTGGGAAAGGTAAGGCAGCCTGCCCAAATCTCCTCCCCTGCTTTGCAACAACCAGCCCTTAAGCATCTCCCCCTTCCAACGGGGCTTCTCAGAACTCCAGACCACCTTACTGGAGCGACAAACCGCAGGACAGCAGGCCTGCTCCCTTGCCTTGGCCCAAAGCCGAGCAGAGTGAGGCCAAAGAACACATCTTTGCCTCTGCACTAG
- the LOC138681802 gene encoding coiled-coil domain-containing protein 81-like — protein sequence MHLQTMWADVTGGCPASQGGLPSAAGTSRRGLGAAGHCSGAPHCCASELLHSQERDREAAGLRWGDPVVTGRAAGARRRGVLGEELRRASLSLSGGQAAGAMEGCCTMAISLELSSLFPTLLQLSTKEVVAIWDAVSVYILGQLKQDKGVLVAGLGTFAMLQEQFQGKEEVYVVRRPVFRLELDVLCLQELAFPTVVIPGNVKIKPLNYKRLSQATSFPQHVVKDCVQETVLLYSSQLKNGQRLSFAFKDIGVLSCKDDLLCMRFYSDCVTGLERKASRIALLHTVSCSRF from the exons ATGCACCTTCAAACGATGTGGGCTGATGTCACAGGGGGATGCCCCGCATCCCAGGGAGGTCTCCCCAGCGCTGCTGGCACTTCCCGGCGAGGCTTGGGCGCTGCTGGGCACTGCTCAGGGGCTCCCCACTGCTGCGCTTCGGAGCTGCTCCACAGCCAGGAGCGGGATcgggaggcagcggggctgcGCTGGGGGGACCCCGTTGTGACCGGCAGAGCAGCAGGGGCACGTCGGAGAGGAGTTCTGGGCGAGGAGCTGCGAAGAGCATCCCTTTCCCTGAGCGGAGGGCAAGCGGCAGGCGCGATGGAGGGCTGCTGCACCATGGCCATCAGCTTGGAGCTCAGCAGCTTGTTCCCCACGCTCCTGCAGCTCTCCACCAAGG agGTTGTGGCTATTTGGGATGCTGTGTCTGTgtacatcctgggacagctgaaGCAGGACAAG GGTGTCCTGGTCGCAGGACTCGGGACCTTCGCTATGCTCCAAGAGCAATTCCAGGGCAAAGAAGAGGTGTATGTGGTTCGAAGACCCGTCTTCCGACTGGAGCTTGATGTGTTGTGTCTGCAGGAGCTCGCGTTCCCCACAGTAGTTATCCCTG GCAATGTCAAGATCAAGCCGCTGAACTACAAGCGGCTGTCGCAAGCCACCTCCTTCCCACAGCACGTGGTGAAGGACTGCGTGCAAGAGACCGTCCTCTTGTACTCTTCCCAACTGAAGAACGGGCAGCGCCTCTCCTTCGCCTTCAAGGACATTGGTGTTCTGTCCTGCAAAGACGACCTCCTGTGCATGCGGTTCTATTCTGACTGCGTCACAGGGCTGGAGAGGAAGGCCAGCCGGATTGCGCTGCTTCACACTGTAAGTTGCTCGAGGTTTTGA
- the LOC138681801 gene encoding ciliary microtubule associated protein 1A-like isoform X2, with protein sequence MAKIEKGEALLLLPGRFHAGSPPGKPLGNSPALIVGSVAASDVDGAWVGTWRPHRPRGPIMAQFTSPGPKYSIPGTTGYLVHNPTKTKAPAYTFQRAKAPGTDSCSPGPRYYVQPSITRNGKYVAPAQHMGGLPKITTEVTPGPSDYSTDKANQHLYKCAPVPSMAFRHKAIKTNETPGPGTYTLPRLVGPNTAYTHASPCYSMKGKSKHNGFAEDLAKTPGPAAFPKVEVDTYRKRAPVYTMGSKSGIGGDKTVKPGPADYCLGKVTLIKPQAPAPTFGLRHSLYTTPLLSLQ encoded by the exons ATGGCGAAGATAGAGAAAGGTGAAGCGTTGCTGCTCCTCCCGGGGAGGTTTCATGCCGGGTCTCCGCCAGGGAAGCCCCTCGGCAACTCTCCTGCTCTTATAGTAGGCTCGGTAGCTGCCTCCGATGTGGACGGAGCCTGGGTGGGCACCTGGAGACCTCATCGCCCACGCGGCCCCATCATGGCCCAGTTCACCAGCCCGGGACCCAAGTACTCAATCCCCGGGACAACAG GTTACCTGGTTCACAatcccaccaaaaccaaagccCCTGCGTACACTTTCCAAAGGGCCAAAGCTCCTGGCACAGACAGTTGCTCTCCGGGCCCTCGGTACTACGTCCAGCCCTCCATCACCAGGAACGGGAAGTACGTGGCTCCGGCACAGCACATGGGCGGACTTCCCAAGATAACGACCGAGGTCACCCCTGGACCAA GTGACTACTCCACCGACAAGGCCAACCAACACCTCTACAAATGCGCGCCGGTGCCGTCCATGGCCTTCCGGCACAAGGCCATCAAAACCAATGAAACTCCAG GTCCTGGCACCTAcaccctgcccaggctggtggGACCCAACACAGCCTACACCCACGCCAGCCCCTGCTACTCCATGAAAGGGAAGAGTAAGCACAACGGCTTTGCTGAAGACCTCGCCAAG ACGCCAGGTCCTGCTGCATTCCCCAAGGTGGAAGTGGACACCTACAGGAAAAGGGCTCCCGTGTACACGATGGGAAGCAAAAGTGGAATTGGAGGTGACAAAACAGTGAAGCCAGGACCGGCAGACTACTGCCTGGGAAAG GTGACGCTGATCAAGCCCCAGGCCCCTGCTCCCACTTTTGGACTCCGCCATTCCCTCTACACAACCCCTCTACTATCTCTGCAATAA